The following coding sequences lie in one Cherax quadricarinatus isolate ZL_2023a chromosome 6, ASM3850222v1, whole genome shotgun sequence genomic window:
- the LOC128692429 gene encoding zinc finger protein 93-like, with amino-acid sequence MNVNLYWEHNVKCEFCEAAFDNQDTLKQHLRLHSRRKPYKCDDCGAKFSYNSTLEWHKRSHTGEMPFKCDECGAQFLQNSMLVWHMRKHRMGESSQNSALVVNMTNIYHQQGVHNFPNILNLPNLVNAVSTVPTNIVATCSTGPTTSIAPPSNHHMVNSVSSYPIAATGSSQPSLLTDLSGKRKPVEDATYRCDICGTMLMHSSDLKAHMDTKHNMGENNPFYLLARQQQANGELAPRKKIILEKPFKCDLCGAGFNTEGHLKSHRQKHTIERPYKCEKCGLTFSDRAILESHERRHQAERPYKCDRCGAAFFRETHLQRHTKRHTGELV; translated from the coding sequence ATGAATGTTAATCTATATTGGGAACATAATGTAAAGTGTGAATTTTGTGAAGCAGCATTTGACAATCAAGATACACTGAAACAACATCTGAGGCTTCATTCCCGACGAAAACCATATAAATGTGATGATTGTGGAGCAAAATTTTCATACAATAGTACACTTGAGTGGCACAAAAGGAGTCACACTGGGGAGATGCCATTTAAGTGTGATGAATGTGGTGCTCAGTTTCTACAAAACAGCATGTTAGTCTGGCATATGAGGAAACACAGAATGGGAGAGAGTTCACAGAATTCTGCACTTGTTGTGAATATGACAAATATTTACCATCAACAGGGTGTCCATAACTTTCCCAATATATTAAATTTACCAAACTTGGTGAATGCAGTAAGCACTGTGCCCACTAACATTGTGGCCACATGCTCCACAGGACCCACAACTAGCATTGCACCACCATCAAATCATCATATGGTTAATTCTGTTTCTTCCTATCCTATTGCTGCTACAGGCTCTTCTCAGCCTTCATTGTTAACAGATTTGTCAGGTAAAAGAAAACCTGTAGAAGATGCAACTTACAGATGTGATATATGTGGTACTATGTTAATGCACAGTTCTGATTTAAAAGCTCATATGGATACCAAACACAACATGGGTGAAAATAATCCTTTTTACCTTCTTGCTAGGCAACAACAAGCAAATGGTGAGCTTGCACcaagaaaaaaaatcatattaGAAAAACCTTTTAAATGTGATCTTTGTGGTGCTGGTTTCAACACTGAAGGTCATCTGAAAAGTCATCGGCAAAAGCATACTATAGAGCGGCCATATAAATGTGAAAAATGCGGTCTAACATTTTCTGATCGAGCTATTTTAGAGTCACATGAACGGAGACATCAAGCAGAAAGACCATACAAATGTGATCGCTGTGGAGCAGCTTTTTTCAGAGAGACTCACTTGCAAAGACATACCAAAAGGCACACAGGAGAGCTTGTGTAG